Genomic segment of Benincasa hispida cultivar B227 chromosome 1, ASM972705v1, whole genome shotgun sequence:
attttaaaacaatatattGTTATCAATATGAAAATAATCAAAACAATGAACTTATTTTGGTTTATACAACTAAATTACAtcaatttagtattaatttatcaaacatcataattaatttttttttaaaatttgaaattaaaatttactaaaCACTATATTACTTCGCTACAACAATCCCGAATGAAACCTTGATCTCAGAAATATGACGTTGGTGTCTATATGgtatttaaactttcaaaaatataaatttagacataaatctcgaaatttagagattaaattgataattaatttaactttacCACAATTATCCAGTGCATTTTACCTAATGTTtgttgtaaaaattaaaatattaaaaaaaaaagttaagaaaacaatatttttaaaggaGTTGTTAATGCAGGAAAATGCAGTTGATTTGGGAGTGAAGGACTCAACAGCAGAGGAAAAGAAAatagcaccaaaaagtggaataGAAGGAATGCCAGCTAACTGATAAATGATTTTGAGGCCAAATTGAAAGATGATTGGAGAAAATAGTTAATATCTTTCtatatataaatcaattaattgttAATGATGTTGTAAAGATAACAGAATGTTGATCACTTTTATTGTCTAAATAAGAACTCTGGTGGTTCAATAATAagttaaaatgatttaaactGACTCAAAAGAGAGGCTCTTAATTAATCTATTTTTAACtcatttttacctttttttttccttaactCCACTATATTATGCAAAATTGAACTACTGttacataaataataatggattaaaatactattttgaatcactttcaaatttgttcaattttaatatttatatagcccttcaaatatatcttttactaaattgattaaataataataataataattttcattcaaagaaatataatatgtggatatgtttacaaaatttataaagaaatgctagtagataacaaaaaaataataataaaaataaataataaactaacaATTGGGActgattttaagatttattaaaagtacgtggactaaaattggacaattgaaagtttaattactaaaattgaataataatataataataataaatgacaattacaaatataacaatcggatttaaaatatttgtaaatatgacACAATGTAACAAAATTtgtagatataacaaaatttagattttgcttTCAAAGTTtgtcagtgatagaccatatcaatGATAGGGTCTATCAGCACTAGTAGGAGTCTACCATCGATAGAGTTTATCACAGATAGATGTTGCTATATTTGCAAGCCTTTACAAATATTGGTATACACTTAATTATCCAATATAATTActctaaataaaatattaacaaaCTGTCAaagttcttttgtttttttctccTGCTCCCCCCACTTAAATGGGGGTTTTCTTGCCAGTCTCGTCCTTGTAAAAAAAATGGACATTCCTAAAAAGAAGGCAGTActcaaataaaacattaataaattaaatgtaaagtaagtaatataaataattaaagtgaaaaaaaaaaaagcaaacttTTTGTCAAGTTGTATTAACTTTACTTTACAATGCTAATTTAATGCTAATTTCATCCGATTACAGATTAAACTCGAGTAAGATCTTAGCCTTATATTTAAAAAGCTACTGCAAATTTTACCATTTGATAAGTTTTATTATGGAAGACGGTTAAAAAAAGTAACATATGTGTCTCATGAATTATAAaagatatataatattattttgggTGATTTTGGATCAAAGGGTGCCATTGACATTTAATACAAATAGAAatgaaaaagtaaagaaaaaatgtAATATGAGCCAAAGCAACAACTAAAGACCAAAATGGGCTAAGAAAAAGGGGCCCTAGCAAGTGTGCGTGTTCTTAGCCAAGGTCGAGATCGAGCCTTGCCAAATATCCAACGGGGCATGCTTTTCACATGTCTCAACCCAAGAGATCACTTTGGACCCAAAATGTAGCTTCGAGAAGATGTTCAACCTCGATTAAGGCCAAGTTCGACCTTAGCCAAACGGGAAACTCTCTATAAATACGTCATTATAACTCTAACTCGAACTTCAAACTTCTCTATTCTTATGTTCTCCATCTCTGACTTTGGCATCATGGtcgtttttctttattttaccgttcatctttttccttattcttcttctatatTTTTCTGTGTTACAGTTCATCTTTTTTCATATCTAACATgtccatgaaaaaaaaaaaaaaaaaaaaaactgtagaataaactcaaaagaaaataataaaaaattaagaaccTTGTTAGACGTGAAATTAAGTTTGAAAACCTACTGGACTAACTTGAAACCCAAGAAattcaactttttctttttttttaaggtaCAAAAGTTCAACTACTAAAACTGTACTTTTAccaaaaccaaattttaatAACCTTAGCTGAACAAAACTCAACCATTTGCTCAACAATTGTGCCATATTTATCAAAtcgtaataaaaattgatataattataatgAAAGTTCCTTGATGAATTAGTTGTAATGAACTTAAATCGCAAatgtaattaaattgtttttttatcGCATTTACTTATAAGTATGAATTTTGTCACACCATTATCGTTACCTCTGAAGATCAGATAGTAACGGTTACagtaaaaatgtcaaaaatcCATAATTTTTCCTCTAGAACAGTAACAACAATGATAATGGTAAGGATAACGACACAACACAAGTAAATACTACCAAAGGAAATCAAATGAGGTCCCTTTCATATTACCATTGATTTATTACCTTACGGGATGAGCTAAAGAAAACTTTACCATTCACTCCGGCTCCtacaaaaaaccaaatcaatGACCTAAAATTGAAAAGCCACCTGAACAAATAGACCGACTGAAATACCTTTTAAGTTTTTAAGACACTATCAAAGCAAATCAATGAATGTAATCTTGCACCTTGAGGTTGGAAGTTTTAATTCTAACTTCAAATTTCGTTTCTATAGGTTATTTCAAATTCAGACGTTATTATGGTTGGTGCATAATCCAAAACATATTAACATATAATAAAACGAGCTTTGATCCTCTTCGGCTGTTCCCTGCATTAGAATTCAAAGCAAAAACAaccaataacaataatatataaacaCATGAATGTTTCTTTCATGCTATTCAAAATTGCATCTTATTGTAACCTCTATCTacattatattaaaactaaCAATTTTCAGCGTATAGACACATGCTTCGGACATTCTtcaataatatacattttttcatATGTACAAAATAAAGGAAGCAAGTTATTTACAAGGATGGATATTGAATTACCGGCCAAAACCCCACATCGATAGAGTCATTTACTGGCAATCTTGAACAAGATTTGATAGAATTCACATGGTACCCGGCCCCTCCATTGTCTTCTTTTAAGGTTATTATGAAAGAAAAAGCATGGCATTATAGAATGAATGCTACCAGGATTCGCCATTGAGTACCGACTGTTCGTTCAGTCTGATAAGAGAAATTCCAGGAACTTTAGAGAAAACTCGGTTTCCGTTCAGATCTGTCGCTCCATATGCCGCCAGAGGAGGATCCATTACAAATCTACATGATCTCCATGCCGGACTACTTAACTCAACACCATAGTACACCAAATGATCTGAAATACTTTTCCCAGATACAGACCTGCATTGATGCAACAGGTTAAAAGTATTAGGCCAAGTCCATGACCAAACAAGGAAAGTTCATCTCTTAGTTGAGAGAAAACTCGTCAAGAACATTATTCTATTTCAAATGATATTGCTAAAAGCTTCCTATTACAACTCTAAAGTGACTATTTATAGTCTTACAAtgaaataaaacaatcaactaATTGattctaaaatattaattaaacactaattaatctaaattaacaactaaacaaatattaaactgaaatatactAATTATCTCCTAATTCTCCTCCTCGGGCATTGGcaatatgtttattgtttatgcaCTTTTAGATTACTCGATCTAGATTTTTCACGATTCGAAATTCATAGCTCAAAAATTAGGCACCAAGTTTCAGAATAAATCCACAAATAAGGCATGCCTCTCATCAACATTAGATGAAGTAGAGAAGAATTACCTGCTACAGGATGGGTCTTCACCAGAACCATCACAAATCTTTTCAGCTTGAAAAACGAAACTTCCAAATCCAACGTTATACAGCCAAACCTGCAGATAATTGGAACTCTTAACTTAACGAAATGGCTCTAACTTAGCAGAAAAAATGTAATGCTTCTGCCAATTGGGTCTGAAATGAAATGTGTACAACTTTTAGGGTTAGTGGTATTGGACATTGTACAAGTACCAATAGCATGCCCTAAAAAAGCATATGAggttactttattttattttttcctccCTCTCTCTGCTTGACAATTGCAATCAACCAAATATTTTTACCAGAGTCGGATTTCTAAGGGTATGGACAAACAATTTCTCAAAAGATATATTTACTTTTACAACCCTCATTTAACAGttaaaattgagaaatattgtTTGATATCAAAGAGGCATACCTCTCTAGGAAAATGGCGATATGTCTTTTTaggaaaataagaataaaatggAGGCAAATGGGGAACAACATCATTTCCATTTGTAACTCGAAATGTATTTGGCACTATATTGCTATAGTAAGATGCAAATACGGCATTGCCAATACGAGGTTGTCCAAATGTCATAACCTGGACATTCTGGGAATTGTAGTTAACCTGTAATGAATTAGAAAATCCTCAGTGTATGCATCCATCCACTAAACAAGAGGATCTAAATAATTACCTAACACAAAAAAATTCATATCTCCTTAAGATACTAAAGTATTGATAACAAGAATGTTCAAGCACCCTTATAAAAAATGTTCAAGTGCAACACAGGCAGtcgaaatatatttttaactttaatttcaGTATATTGACCATTCATGCAAATAGTAAGATTGTTAAATGTCTAGCACCTTTGGCCAATATATCTTTCAGAAAAAGCACGACAACAATTATCACAGTTATCAAGGAAGGAAGAATCCAACATCACTTACTGCAAGATCAAGGCCACAAAATGCTGCCATTGCCCCTCCCATTGAATGTCCAGTCACCATGATGTCAAGGTTACCATAGAACTTCCTGGCTCTATCAACAGCACTTAATATCGCAGGGCGTATCGTTGTATTGTGATAAGCATAATAAAACCCGTGGTGCACCTGAGGTAAGACAAGAATGGAAGTTATTGCTTTTCTCTCTAACTGCACAACACTGAGTTCTGGTAAAAATAATGAGATAAAGAGTCTCATCAAGGACTGCGGTCCAAATCCTATTTGGCGTACCGTAATTAAAAGAACCAAATTTTATCtagaaaatatattaattaatgaaagtCAAATAAGAACTAAGAAACATAACTATATAAATAGAAggctaattaaaaaaaactaaaagttaataaaaagagaaaattacgTGTTAAATTTTCCAACTCCTCCTTAGTGCAGTTTGTTACTCCTGAATTCTGATCATGGactattaaatattttagaagCTCAGTTAGGTTCCTATATCTTTTTGTAGGACTTCAAACAGACTCCATGGCTGCAACTCTATactcttcaatttgttgtcgTTTAAAACTCTAACCTAAGTCCATCTCTCCACACTCCTCGTGCTTGGTTAATCCTTCAATAATCAATATGATATAAAGACATAACATCCAACAATCAAATCTTGAGGATTTAAACATGCACTAGAAGCAACTTTACCCAGTGCAATCCTTCTTTTATATTATCATAGATAAGGATTTAAGCAAGCAGAGGAAGAATTAGAGTCGGAAGACCTACAATCTTTTCGACCTTTCGACGTCTTATGAAAAGAACTAAGAACCTATTTAAGCTCCTAGAGTATTCAATTTAGATAGGATTGCATTCATGATCAGGAGTAAGTCGAGTAACTTTACCTCTACTACATACTAAATAACAGTTAGCAGAAACTTTTCAGAATACACACCATTGCATCCGGCATGCCAGGGTACATCAGGTCAAGCTGCTTCCAGTATAGGTCTTCAATCCAGTTCTGTATGCTGTAAATAAAGTTAAATGTATAGAGTAGAGTCAATATAGCCATCAACAACCCCCAACATCAGATGTTTTATTTATCTAGTCCTAGTCAACAAATGATTTGATTAACTGGTTTCATAAAATAGAAAGCATGGGCATGGTTACAGAAAAGCATAACTTCAGTGGCATGATTTTCAGAAATTTTGTCATGGTTGATCAATAGTTTGCAAAGTCAAATTGTCAAAGGACAAAAGTATTATCATAAACCACAAAAATAAATTGGTGCATCACTCATGTATACTGATACTTTAGActggaaaattgttttccatttTCTCAATTGCAAAATGCGAAAGTTTGATATCACAAGAAAAAGGAAGCTATTAGTCCActattgaagaaaaataaactcatgtaaatgaaaattttcaccCTGAAAACCTGTATTCACTCACCTGTTTTCTTGAGTTCCTCTAAAAGCAATAATGACAGCATTAAGACTCTCTGCTACTCCGACATATGCCTGCagtaaagaacaaaaataatatcaCAACAATAAATGGCAATCAAACTCGATTAGTATAGGCCTAAAAACCATCCAATGAAATATACCTGTAGGCAGTGCTGGACATCAACAACCAGTTCTATAACTTCAAACCCCTGTTTCCATTGAAAAATAAGCATAGCTGCTGATTATTTTGGCTAaaagaatacaaataaagtCAACTGCCTCAACAGTCGACACATATAAAATTTAACTATCAAAGAGTTAAATATTTAGTATGTGTCCACATCCAATTAATATCATCATCAGATTACCTAAGTACCTGAGTCAGGCCATCGCATCTTGTGCATGTCCAAGTAAACAGTTCCGTTAAATCAGATATGTATGCCTGAAATCACAAATTGCTCAATTCAAGCGAGTGACGCAACTATAAGCAGCACATAACATGAAGAACACGAGTATCTCCAGGAATTAAAAGACAAAAGCATACCGCAGAAGCATACTCCACCAAGATTTCGGCAAGAGTGTGGTTAAAGGAAATAGCATCACCGCTGCGCTTGTGGTTAAATCTGAACTCTGAATTTGAGGAATTCAAGGACAATATTAGACGAACTCGATGTTTTCACCGAACAAAAATAAACGAACAACATGCACACTGTGTTTCGATacttaaaatcaaaacaacaaacaaaaacCAAACAAGTTAAACGTATTACCCCTTCCGACGGAAAAAACGATCAGGCAAGCAAAAATCGCCACTGTCAACCATCTATGCCTCTCCATAGTCCAGAAAACTAAACGAgtcatgatttaaaaaaaaaaaaaaaaaaaaatcaaaacacgCAAAGAAAGTGCAAGGCGATTAAAAGGAGAATCATCAGTGCCTCTAACGCCGAGGAAGGAGCAATCGAAATTCGAACGTCAATTTGCAGCAATCGAATTCAACTCACAAAATCAGAATCACATTCCACAAACAGGAAAACTAATctaaataaagaagaattataaaaagggaaaaaagaactatgaaaGCGAACGAACTTGGAAAAGGAGAAAAGCAGCCCGGCGATTCGGCGGTTGTGTCGATGATCGCAACGTTCAACTACCAACGACGGCACCGACTTGAATCAAGGAAAGAGGAATGGTGCGTGTCGAAGGACCTAAGCAAGTGCAATCAGTCCTTGCCGGAGAAGGAAAGGGAAATTTTCTGCAACAAACGGACAAAGTTTAACGAAGCAGGAGAATGACGGAAAACGACTTAAGAAGCCGGTGATTTACGTAAagttaaaaatgatattttagaTTACCGAAAATGCCCTGGCTTATGAGTTTATTTACGCTTTTGCATCGAGTTTGAGCTAGCTGATTCTACGATGGATTGAATACACTCTGCCTCCTCTTAAAATTCtgtggtttttttttgttgcagCAATTTCAAGAATCTTCGATCatgttttttcttaaaaaaatatttatatttttttaatttaaagatttaAGCAGGagaaaactttaaattttaatttcaacctTCAATTATGacctaaaatatttattattacttttacaAGATCAGAGactaattatataattaagtaaaccattaaattttttttagttcaatatgaTTTTAGCTAAGATATATGCATCAGTGAGTTGGATTATGCTCAGGTTAAGCAGTAAAACAATGTTTgatataaaatattgaaataattaataattctatTGAAAATGTGAAATTGGTGTGCTACAATCTACACTTATCATAACCTTTCTTAGAGAAAAAAAGGTGAATGGCATTGTGTAGGTATACATGATTTAATATGTCAATCTGAATATAGTTGAATAGGATCCGTGGTAGATCTAGAAATTTTGTTGATGGAAagctttatataatttagtaaaaataaaagtaatgagTGGGGATTGAATTTAGGTTTAGAGAGGACTAAAA
This window contains:
- the LOC120067704 gene encoding lipase isoform X2; protein product: MERHRWLTVAIFACLIVFSVGREFRFNHKRSGDAISFNHTLAEILVEYASAAYISDLTELFTWTCTRCDGLTQGFEVIELVVDVQHCLQAYVGVAESLNAVIIAFRGTQENSIQNWIEDLYWKQLDLMYPGMPDAMVHHGFYYAYHNTTIRPAILSAVDRARKFYGNLDIMVTGHSMGGAMAAFCGLDLAVMTFGQPRIGNAVFASYYSNIVPNTFRVTNGNDVVPHLPPFYSYFPKKTYRHFPREVWLYNVGFGSFVFQAEKICDGSGEDPSCSRSVSGKSISDHLVYYGVELSSPAWRSCRFVMDPPLAAYGATDLNGNRVFSKVPGISLIRLNEQSVLNGESW
- the LOC120067704 gene encoding lipase isoform X1 encodes the protein MERHRWLTVAIFACLIVFSVGREFRFNHKRSGDAISFNHTLAEILVEYASAAYISDLTELFTWTCTRCDGLTQGFEVIELVVDVQHCLQAYVGVAESLNAVIIAFRGTQENSIQNWIEDLYWKQLDLMYPGMPDAMVHHGFYYAYHNTTIRPAILSAVDRARKFYGNLDIMVTGHSMGGAMAAFCGLDLAVNYNSQNVQVMTFGQPRIGNAVFASYYSNIVPNTFRVTNGNDVVPHLPPFYSYFPKKTYRHFPREVWLYNVGFGSFVFQAEKICDGSGEDPSCSRSVSGKSISDHLVYYGVELSSPAWRSCRFVMDPPLAAYGATDLNGNRVFSKVPGISLIRLNEQSVLNGESW